One window from the genome of Oncorhynchus gorbuscha isolate QuinsamMale2020 ecotype Even-year linkage group LG14, OgorEven_v1.0, whole genome shotgun sequence encodes:
- the LOC123995783 gene encoding transmembrane gamma-carboxyglutamic acid protein 3 has product MAEAFLDGKDAHSLLKRFPRANSFLEEFRQGNIERECVEESCSFEEANEVFENKERTMEFWKTRSVYTVSSHEQTRDGRSEGHLYMVVPLLGVALLLLIALFLIWRCQLQKATRRRPAYTQNRYMNNRNTRSLPRILVHRDTPSHSETPLSRPTVVVSGVERVVGGSGGGSLVCAANVPQEPHSHPQNTRSALYVQDPSVSVASRLSGATPPPSYEEVTGHLESSSDEVSAPYSDPPPKYEEIVKEK; this is encoded by the exons ATGGCGGAAG CGTTCCTAGATGGGAAGGATGCTCACTCTCTCCTCAAGCGCTTCCCCCGAGCCAACAGTTTCCTGGAGGAGTTCAGACAGGGTAACATCGAACGGGAGTGTGTGGAGGAGAGCTGCAGCTTCGAGGAGGCCAATGAAGTGTtcgagaacaaagagagaaca ATGGAGTTCTGGAAGACTCGCAGTGTGTACACGGTGAGCAGCCACGAGCAGACCAGGGACGGCCGTTCAGAGGGCCACCTCTACATGGTGGTTCCCCTGCTGGGCgtggctctcctcctcctcatcgcCCTCTTCCTCATCTGGAGGTGCCAGCTGCAGAAGGCCACACGGCGGCGGCCCGCCTACACCCAGAACCGCTACATGAACAACCGCAACACCCGCAGCCTGCCGCGCATCCTGGTCCACCGGGACACGCCATCCCACTCCGAGACCCCCTTATCCAGGCCCACGGtggtagtgagtggggtggaGAGAGTAGTAGGAGGAAGCGGAGGAGGGTCGCTGGTTTGCGCTGCAAACGTTCCCCAAGAACCTCACTCCCACCCTCAGAACACTCGCTCAGCCCTGTACGTCCAGGATCCGTCTGTGTCAGTAGCGTCGCGTCTCTCCGGTGCCACACCTCCTCCTTCCTACGAGGAGGTGACAGGACACCTGGAGAGCAGCAGCGACGAGGTATCGGCGCCGTACAGCGACCCTCCGCCCAAATATGAGGAGATTGTCAAGGAGAAgtaa